One genomic segment of Jaculus jaculus isolate mJacJac1 chromosome 2, mJacJac1.mat.Y.cur, whole genome shotgun sequence includes these proteins:
- the Tmem68 gene encoding transmembrane protein 68: protein MINKNETCTAGQVSVPYMTCLIHVFEQWFGVEQLEDYLNFANYLLWVFTPLILLILPYFTIFLLYLSIIFLHIYKRKNVLKEAYSHNLWDGARKTVASLWDGHAAVWHGYEVHGMEKIPEDGPALIIFYHGAIPIDFYYFMAKIFIHTGRTCRVVADHFVFKIPGFSLLLDVLCVLHGPREKCVEILRSGHLLAISPGGVREALLSDETYNIIWGNRKGFAQVAIDAKVPIIPMFTQNIREGFRSLGGTMLFKWLYEKFRYPFAPMYGGFPVKLRTYLGDPIPYDPKMTAEELAEKTKDAIQALIDKHQRIPGNIMSALLERFHTKQKIT from the exons atgataaacaaaaatgaGACCTGCACTGCGGGACAAGTTTCTGTGCCCTACATGACTTGTCTGATTCACGTATTTGAACAGTGGTTTGGTGTGGAGCAATTGGAGGACTATTTGAATTTTGCAAACTATCTTTTGTGGGTTTTCACACCACTAATTCTTTTAATTCTCCCATACTTTACTATCTTCCTTCTCTATCTTAGTATTATATTCCTACATATTTATAAGAGGAAGAATGTATTGAAAGAAGCCTACTCTCATAACTTATGGGATGGTGCAAGGAAAACAGTGGCATCTCTGTGGGATGGACATGCAGCGGTGTGGCATG GTTATGAAGTGCATGGAATGGAAAAAATACCAGAAGATGGACCAGCACTTATAATTTTTTATCATGGAGCCATTCCCATAGATTTTTACTACTTCATGGCTAAAATCTTTATCCACACAGGCAGAACTTGCCGAGTAGTAGCTGATCACTTTGTCTTTAAGATTCCAG GGTTTAGTTTGCTACTTGATGTGCTGTGTGTTCTTCATGGACCAAGAGAGAAATGTGTTGAGATTCTGAGGAGTGGTCACTTGCTAGCTATTTCACCCGGTGGGGTTCGAGAAGCCTTACTTAGTGATGAAACTTACAACATCATATGGGGTAATCGTAAAGGCTTTGCCCAGGTTGCAATTGATGCAAAAGTG CCCATTATTCCTATGTTTACACAAAATATTCGAGAAGGATTTAGATCACTTGGAGGAACAA TGTTATTTAAATGGCTATACGAAAAGTTCCGCTATCCATTTGCTCCAATGTATGGGGGTTTTCCAGTGAAGTTACGGACCTATTTAGGTGATCCCATTCCATATGACCCAAAGATGACAGCAGAAGAACTAGCTGAAAAG ACCAAGGATGCCATTCAAGCTTTGATTGATAAGCACCAAAGAATACCAGGAAACATTATGAGTGCTTTGTTGGAACGTTTTCATACAAAGCAAAAGATCACCTAG